TATGGCCACTCCCATAGTAGCGCTAAGTCCTGGGAGCGCGCCTATAAAAAGACCTAACACACTTCCAATTACCAAAAAAAGGAGAGTCCCAGGCAACAGCAACTGTGTGATAATATCCATATAACTCCCCCCTACAAAATAATATTAAATCCTGCTGTAAATATATAATAGGTCGTTACACTCAAGCTTATAGCTGTTACTAACGAGGGAACCAAAGGAAGTCTTAAAACAAGACCGAGTGAAAAAAGTGCTAGACTAGCATTTATCATAAAAGGAACAACGCCTAACAAACTAATAAAAAGTGTCATAACTGCTATAAACAAAATGAGCTTTACACCTTTTTTCCAATCAAATAAAAATGAATCAACTACACGGAGTCTGACGCTTATTATTAGTTCCAGAACAGCCGTTACTAATATTACCAAAAGGATAATTCTAGGGAAATAAGCGGGACTCATTGCACCTGATGCACCTTTTGCAAATTCAAATGTTTGCAAAAATAGCCAGCTGCACATTATCAACACAGCACTGCACATCACTATATTTGCAGTTTTCACTCTCTGTTCACCTCT
The DNA window shown above is from Salipaludibacillus agaradhaerens and carries:
- a CDS encoding tripartite tricarboxylate transporter TctB family protein, producing the protein MKTANIVMCSAVLIMCSWLFLQTFEFAKGASGAMSPAYFPRIILLVILVTAVLELIISVRLRVVDSFLFDWKKGVKLILFIAVMTLFISLLGVVPFMINASLALFSLGLVLRLPLVPSLVTAISLSVTTYYIFTAGFNIIL